A portion of the Acidimicrobiales bacterium genome contains these proteins:
- the map gene encoding type I methionyl aminopeptidase, translating into MTAPKANELCWCGSGRKYKRCHRATQDRVRPGQLSPARAVPAGIPRPDYADSGRPVRTSEPLVKSPELIGAMRRAGRMAAEVLAAVGRAVAPGVTTDALDAICHEECVSRGAYPSPLNYHGYPKSVCTSVNEVICHGIPDSRPLADGDIVNVDVTVFVDGVHGDTNATYPVGRVDADSARLIEATRTCLELGVGAVRPGAAISEIGRAIERHAGSCGFGVVRAFVGHGVGTVFHNGLVVPHFYDPAADTVMEPGMTFTIEPMITAGTWQHRMWEDGWTAVTADGRRTAQFEHTLLVTDDGAEVLTLPG; encoded by the coding sequence ATGACAGCGCCCAAGGCCAACGAACTGTGCTGGTGCGGCAGCGGGCGGAAGTACAAGCGCTGCCACCGGGCCACCCAGGACCGGGTCCGCCCCGGTCAGCTGAGCCCGGCCCGGGCCGTGCCGGCCGGCATTCCCCGCCCGGACTACGCCGATTCCGGTCGCCCCGTCCGCACGAGCGAGCCGCTGGTCAAGTCACCCGAGCTGATCGGGGCCATGCGCCGGGCGGGGCGGATGGCGGCCGAGGTCCTCGCCGCGGTGGGGCGGGCCGTCGCACCCGGGGTCACCACCGACGCCCTGGACGCCATCTGCCACGAGGAGTGTGTGTCCCGGGGCGCCTACCCGAGCCCACTCAACTACCACGGGTACCCGAAGTCGGTGTGCACCTCAGTCAACGAGGTGATCTGCCACGGCATCCCCGACAGCCGGCCCCTGGCCGACGGGGACATCGTCAACGTCGACGTCACCGTCTTCGTCGACGGCGTCCACGGGGACACCAACGCCACCTATCCCGTCGGGCGGGTCGACGCCGACTCGGCCCGGCTCATCGAGGCGACGCGAACCTGCCTCGAGCTGGGCGTCGGCGCCGTGCGCCCGGGCGCCGCCATCAGCGAGATCGGCCGGGCCATCGAGAGACACGCCGGCTCCTGCGGGTTCGGGGTGGTGCGGGCGTTCGTGGGCCACGGCGTCGGAACCGTGTTCCACAACGGGCTGGTGGTCCCGCATTTCTACGACCCGGCGGCGGACACGGTCATGGAGCCGGGAATGACGTTCACCATCGAGCCGATGATCACCGCCGGCACGTGGCAGCACCGGATGTGGGAGGACGGCTGGACCGCCGTCACGGCGGACGGGCGGCGCACCGCCCAGTTCGAGCACACCCTCCTCGTGACCGACGACGGAGCCGAGGTGCTGACCCTGCCGGGTTGA
- a CDS encoding cupin domain-containing protein, which translates to MPAVSTRTQMEGAAMSGLERKNVNSPEETRPFKDGKGHLELVTMSAGPVGRATFQPGWKWSEHVKPIAGTDSCQAAHAGYFVSGRMAVRMDDGEEMEYGPGDVGVMAPGHDAWIVGDEPCVVIDWQGFGNYAK; encoded by the coding sequence GTGCCAGCGGTGAGCACCCGGACGCAGATGGAGGGGGCCGCGATGAGTGGGCTGGAACGCAAGAACGTGAACTCACCGGAGGAGACCCGTCCCTTCAAGGACGGCAAGGGTCACCTCGAGCTGGTGACGATGTCGGCCGGGCCGGTCGGCCGGGCCACCTTCCAGCCGGGGTGGAAGTGGTCCGAGCACGTCAAGCCCATCGCCGGCACCGACAGCTGCCAGGCGGCCCACGCCGGCTACTTCGTGTCCGGCCGCATGGCCGTCCGCATGGACGACGGCGAGGAGATGGAGTACGGCCCCGGGGACGTCGGGGTCATGGCGCCGGGCCACGACGCGTGGATCGTCGGCGACGAGCCCTGCGTCGTCATCGACTGGCAGGGCTTCGGGAACTACGCCAAGTAG
- a CDS encoding aminoglycoside phosphotransferase family protein, translating into MDGPPPPGIDERELAHALSDSWGLELAGLRYEPKGFGSYHWIGATPGGSRRFVKLDHLEDKPYLGGDPSSVLDGLEAAYGAAHRLRESGLAFVVAPLPTRGGRILMPFDPRWALTVFPFVEGEAGVWGTPGPVARRTRLVRTLAELHGAAAPSGSALRHLGWDLPGRAMLEAALDEVATPWSGGPFSEQARGAVRAKVSVIREWLDSHDTLASTLAAAGLEAVVTHGEPHPGNVMSAGGEVRLIDWDTAALAPVERDLWMFGADGDALDAYEVASGHAADSAAVAFYRLTWALSDLALFVGALRREHGQNRVTEKTWTGLLAILAGSEPAPYGGLRPTRPMPGHPAGP; encoded by the coding sequence GTGGACGGGCCGCCCCCTCCGGGGATCGACGAGCGGGAGCTGGCGCATGCGCTCTCCGACTCGTGGGGGCTCGAGCTGGCCGGTCTGCGCTACGAGCCGAAGGGGTTCGGCAGCTACCACTGGATCGGCGCCACGCCAGGTGGCAGCAGGCGCTTCGTGAAGCTGGACCACCTCGAGGACAAGCCCTACCTCGGCGGGGACCCGTCCTCGGTGCTGGACGGGTTGGAGGCCGCCTACGGGGCCGCCCATCGGCTCCGGGAGTCGGGACTGGCCTTCGTCGTGGCTCCGCTTCCGACCCGCGGCGGGCGGATTCTGATGCCGTTCGACCCTCGCTGGGCGCTGACGGTGTTCCCGTTCGTGGAGGGGGAGGCGGGGGTGTGGGGCACGCCCGGACCCGTCGCGCGGCGTACGCGGCTCGTCCGCACCCTGGCCGAGCTCCACGGGGCAGCCGCGCCGTCCGGCTCCGCCCTGCGCCATCTCGGCTGGGATCTGCCCGGACGGGCGATGCTGGAGGCCGCGCTCGACGAGGTCGCCACCCCGTGGTCCGGCGGACCCTTCTCGGAGCAGGCCCGCGGCGCCGTGCGGGCGAAGGTCTCGGTGATCCGGGAGTGGTTGGACTCGCACGACACACTGGCGTCGACGCTGGCCGCGGCCGGCCTCGAAGCGGTCGTGACCCACGGAGAGCCGCACCCCGGCAACGTGATGTCCGCCGGCGGGGAGGTCCGACTCATCGACTGGGACACGGCCGCTCTGGCTCCGGTGGAACGTGACCTGTGGATGTTCGGGGCCGATGGCGACGCCCTCGATGCCTACGAGGTCGCGTCGGGACACGCCGCCGACAGCGCCGCCGTGGCCTTCTACCGCCTCACGTGGGCGCTTTCCGATCTGGCTCTCTTCGTGGGGGCCCTCCGCCGGGAACACGGGCAGAACCGGGTCACCGAGAAGACGTGGACCGGCCTGCTCGCCATCCTCGCCGGCTCGGAGCCGGCCCCGTACGGAGGTCTGAGGCCTACGCGCCCGATGCCTGGTCACCCCGCCGGTCCCTGA
- a CDS encoding pyridoxamine 5'-phosphate oxidase family protein, which translates to MEAPRADRPHMPGYGARPATEGTGLLPWSWAEQRLAGSHDYWLATVHPDGRPHVMPVWAVWLDGALWFSCSNGSRKTRNLRSDGRCTLTTDDAQQPVVAEGVAEVVAGPADLRRLLDAENAKYGTDYGMDMLDPGSNTCFRVRPGWVFGLDASDFTGSPTRWTWH; encoded by the coding sequence ATGGAGGCCCCCCGGGCCGACCGGCCCCATATGCCCGGGTATGGCGCCCGGCCCGCCACCGAGGGCACCGGCCTGCTCCCGTGGTCCTGGGCCGAGCAGCGCCTGGCCGGATCGCACGACTACTGGCTGGCGACGGTCCATCCCGACGGCCGGCCCCACGTCATGCCGGTCTGGGCCGTCTGGCTCGACGGCGCCCTGTGGTTCAGCTGCAGCAACGGCTCCCGCAAGACCCGCAACCTGCGCTCCGACGGCCGCTGCACGCTGACGACCGACGACGCCCAACAGCCGGTCGTGGCCGAGGGCGTGGCCGAGGTGGTGGCCGGTCCGGCCGACCTCCGCCGCCTGCTGGACGCCGAGAACGCCAAGTACGGGACCGATTACGGCATGGACATGCTCGACCCCGGGTCCAACACCTGCTTCCGGGTCCGTCCCGGCTGGGTGTTCGGTCTCGATGCGTCGGACTTCACCGGGTCCCCGACGAGGTGGACCTGGCACTGA